In a genomic window of Narcine bancroftii isolate sNarBan1 chromosome 7, sNarBan1.hap1, whole genome shotgun sequence:
- the LOC138739983 gene encoding cilia- and flagella-associated protein 44-like: protein MEANVEKVQESTKIPDSEDPDEEDINYMQEGETVPTEEEEQSTKKQDKNAPEERILLDDFFYDHEEICSKPFISPEALIPKNLLTFVHSFGYDSTRRVNLQLIGGGTIIFVAGNLVIFMDIKTKEQKYIRSSSNGGIGIVMCLNSKYFGATWIS, encoded by the exons ATGGAGGCCAATG TGGAAAAAGTGCAGGAATCTACAAAAATCCCTGACTCTGAAGACCCTGATGAAGAGGATATAAATTATATGCAAGAGGGTGAAACTGTTCCAACTGAAGAGGAAG AGCAATCTACAAAGAAGCAAGATAAAAATGCTCCAGAAGAAAGAATACTTTTAGATGACTTTTTCTATGACCATGAAGAAATATGTTCAAAGCCATTCATTTCACCAGAAGCATTGATACCAAAAAATCTACTCACCTTTGT TCATTCTTTTGGTTATGACAGTACTCGGCGAGTAAACTTGCAACTTATTGGTGGGGGAACTATCATATTTGTAGCTGGCAATCTGGTGATTTTTATGGATATTAAGACCAAGGAGCAAAAGTATATTCGAAGCAGCAGTAATGGAGGCATTGGTATTGTGATG TGCTTGAACTCCAAGTATTTTGGGGCAACTTGGATATCCTGA